The proteins below come from a single Clostridia bacterium genomic window:
- a CDS encoding aldolase: MLDEFRRVGRDLFLSGLVSSHAGNLSVRLGDRVLITRRGARLGHLRRQDVVETGLFENDSGIALASSEIRVHRAIYQETSALAVVHAHPPYTVVLSLTREAIVPVDSEASYLLHRVPVVSAERTIGSGEAAALVAPALRDYKIVVLRGHGTFAVGQFLEEALQWTTCLEAASKILYLLELSGKEKREYRRGAEGYERW; this comes from the coding sequence GTGTTAGACGAGTTCAGGCGCGTGGGTCGGGACCTTTTTCTTTCCGGTCTGGTAAGTTCTCACGCCGGCAACCTCAGCGTGCGTCTGGGCGACCGCGTGCTTATTACCCGCCGCGGGGCCCGTCTGGGGCATCTTCGCCGGCAGGATGTGGTAGAAACCGGGCTTTTTGAAAACGACAGCGGGATCGCCCTGGCCTCCTCCGAGATCCGGGTACACCGGGCCATTTACCAGGAGACCAGCGCCCTGGCGGTGGTGCACGCCCATCCCCCCTACACCGTGGTGCTCTCCCTTACCCGGGAGGCGATAGTTCCGGTAGACTCCGAGGCTTCCTACCTCTTACACCGGGTGCCGGTGGTAAGCGCGGAGAGGACCATAGGTTCGGGCGAGGCAGCCGCCCTGGTAGCCCCGGCCCTCCGCGACTACAAGATCGTCGTCCTCCGGGGCCACGGCACCTTCGCCGTGGGCCAGTTTCTTGAAGAGGCCCTCCAGTGGACCACCTGCCTGGAGGCGGCGAGCAAGATCCTCTACCTGTTGGAGCTGAGCGGTAAAGAGAAGCGGGAGTACCGTCGAGGAGCCGAAGGCTATGAGCGGTGGTGA
- a CDS encoding amidohydrolase, whose product MGSRFRFQAEKLKPQIIAWRRRIHQHPELGFQEWETGRLVAEVLKEAGLEVQTGIAGTGVVGVLWGNRRAKGIAVRADMDALPITERTDLPFASVRPGVMHACGHDAHVAIALGAACLLAEVRQELPGTVKLIFQPCEETPPGGALAMLRAGVLSNPAVDAVVALHVNPHLPVGAVGLKAGVAMASVDSFTLTVRGKSGHSSSPHLAVDAIVVAAHAVLALQSLPGRLINPLEPVVLSIGTVRGGVKSNVVAEEVVMTGTVRALSPEVRRQVPELMRRLLDGVALAYGASYELDYQEGYPLLVNDAELLGLVERSCRQVVGGERALRLPLPAMGSEDFAYFAQARPAVHFDLGVGKPQGPNYPWHHPCFDLDEEALPLGAALLAQICWDYLQDESGR is encoded by the coding sequence GTGGGTTCCCGGTTTCGGTTCCAGGCGGAGAAACTGAAACCGCAGATAATCGCGTGGCGTCGTCGTATCCACCAGCACCCGGAACTGGGCTTTCAGGAGTGGGAGACCGGCCGGCTGGTGGCCGAAGTATTGAAGGAAGCCGGCCTGGAGGTGCAGACCGGTATTGCCGGTACCGGTGTGGTGGGCGTGCTGTGGGGAAACCGGCGGGCAAAGGGGATAGCCGTTCGGGCAGACATGGACGCCCTGCCGATTACGGAAAGGACCGACCTGCCCTTTGCCTCCGTGCGGCCGGGGGTAATGCACGCCTGCGGCCACGACGCCCACGTAGCCATAGCCCTGGGGGCGGCCTGCCTGCTGGCCGAAGTGCGTCAGGAGTTGCCGGGCACGGTGAAGCTGATCTTTCAACCCTGCGAGGAAACCCCGCCGGGAGGGGCCCTGGCCATGCTCCGGGCAGGGGTGCTTTCCAATCCGGCGGTAGACGCGGTGGTGGCCCTGCACGTCAATCCTCACCTGCCGGTAGGGGCGGTGGGGCTGAAAGCAGGGGTGGCCATGGCCTCGGTGGACAGTTTCACCCTCACGGTGCGGGGAAAGAGCGGTCACAGCTCCTCTCCCCACCTGGCGGTGGACGCCATTGTGGTGGCCGCGCACGCGGTACTGGCCTTGCAGAGCCTTCCCGGCCGGCTCATCAATCCCCTGGAGCCGGTGGTACTGAGCATCGGAACCGTGCGGGGCGGGGTAAAGAGCAACGTGGTAGCGGAAGAAGTGGTGATGACCGGGACCGTGCGCGCCCTTTCCCCGGAGGTGCGGCGCCAGGTGCCCGAACTCATGCGGCGGCTTCTGGACGGCGTGGCCCTGGCCTACGGAGCCTCATATGAGTTGGACTACCAGGAAGGTTATCCCCTTCTGGTCAACGATGCCGAGCTGCTGGGCTTGGTGGAGCGCTCGTGCCGTCAGGTGGTGGGCGGGGAGCGCGCCCTGCGCCTACCCCTGCCGGCCATGGGCAGCGAAGACTTTGCCTACTTCGCCCAGGCGCGGCCGGCGGTGCACTTCGACCTGGGTGTGGGTAAGCCTCAGGGTCCCAACTACCCCTGGCACCACCCCTGCTTTGATCTGGACGAGGAGGCGCTTCCCTTGGGTGCGGCCCTCCTGGCGCAGATTTGCTGGGACTATCTTCAGGACGAATCGGGGCGGTGA